The Mauremys reevesii isolate NIE-2019 linkage group 1, ASM1616193v1, whole genome shotgun sequence genome has a segment encoding these proteins:
- the LOC120371712 gene encoding olfactory receptor 52N2-like — FTNPSTFILLGIPGLERVHVWISIPFCTMYAIAILGNFTILFIVNMEPILHRPMYYFLCMLAVTDLVLSTAAVPKMLSNFWFISREIDFSACLTQMYFTLSLSVTQSGIFMAMALGRYVAICDPLRHSTTLTNPVVAKIGLAVVLRSAMVILPFPLLARQWPYCRTNIIPEPYCAHIAVVKLACADTHVSSYYGLFVLFCVMGLLSSLMYRFGQNVAVHFHVLIANMCILLPPMLNPIIYGN; from the exons ttcaccaacccctccaccttcatcctgctgggcattcctggcctggagagggtccatgtctggatctccatccccttctgcaccatgtacgccatagccatcttggggaacttcaccatcctatTCATCGTGAACATGGAGCCAATCCTCCAtaggcccatgtactatttcctctgcatgctggctgtcactgacctggtcctgtccacgGCCGCTGTGCCCAAAATGCTGAGTAACTTCTGGTTCAtttccagggagatcgatttcagtgcctgcctcacccagatgtactttacTCTCAGCTTGTCAGTGACTCAGTCTGGGATCTTCATGGCCATGGCTTTGggtcgctatgtggccatctgtgatcccctgagacattccaccacccTGACAAACCCCGTGGTGGCCAAGAttggcctggccgtggtgctgcgcagCGCCATGGTCATACTGCCCTTTCCCTTGCTGGcgaggcagtggccatattgcagaaccaacatcattccCGAGCCGTACTGCGCACACATagccgtggtgaagctggcctgcgccgacaCCCACGTCAGTAGTTACTACGGCCTCTTTGTGCTATTCTGTGTGATGG gtctcctctcctccctcatgTACCGGTTTGGGCAGAATGTGGCCGTACATTTCCATGTTCTTATTGCCAACATGTGCATCTTGCTCCCCCCCATGctgaaccccatcatctacggg AACTGA